DNA sequence from the Butyricimonas faecalis genome:
CCGTCTTTTTTCTTTCTCCTTTCAATTTCAAAATAGAAAGCATCAAGAAAAGCGTAATTACAATAAGAAAATACAAAACGTCTTCACTACAAATCAATCCACCAATCAATTCATCAGAACGTCCCCGAATAGATAACCAATAGGTAATATCCCTCAAAAAAGGAATATCCTGTCCAATCTGTCCGACAAAATTTAATAAGGCCAATACCCCCAAGGTACACATTGCCGCAACAACTTGATAAGATGTCAAACTTGACATGAACAAACCGATAGCAGCATAAGCACAAGTCAACAAATAAATTCCCAACAAACCAGATAACGTGTAAGGAATATCCATATCTTTAATCGTAAAGATTCCAAAAATGATATATACCAATATAATGGCGATCAACACTAAAGCATATATCATCATTGCAAAATACTTACCAATAATGATTTGAGTATTCGTAATCGGAGAAGAGAATAAAAGTTTTATAGATCCACTATTTCGTTCTTTACTCATCAATCCCATGGTTAACAAGGGAATATAAAGATACAAGTATTGTTGAACTTGAGACAGGAGCCCCCGATAATTTGTATAAATTCTTTCTGTTACATCCCAAAGTCGATTTCCGATTGCTTGATCTACCACCAAATCACTGAACAATCCGGAAAAAGCCATACTGGTTTGAAAAGTAAAAATCACAAGAATCAACCAAGCTACCGGAGAATAGAATAACATACTCAATTCCGACTTGGCTATTTTATATATTACTTTCATACGCATTCATTTTATTCATTTTCTTTCTTTCCGGAAAGCTGAGCAAATATTTCATCTAAAGAAATTTTTTCCAATGTTATTTCACTCAATCCCCATCCGTTATTTACACTACATTCAACCATTCGTCGCATCACATCATTTCCACCTTCAAAACGGAAACGATACTTCGTCTCAGACAATGGAATCACTTGAATAATCCCTCTTACTTGTAATAATTCCTCTTTAGTCGGCTGATTTTCAAATTTTGCAACAAATGTGTCGGGTTCAATGTAATTGTCAAATTCATCAATAGTTCCGGCAAACACGACTTGCCCATGTTCGATCATGCGAATATAATCGCAAGTGGCCTGTACTTCGGAAAGAATATGCGTAGACAATAATACAGAACGATCTTTCGCAATTTCTTTGATTAACTCACGAATTTCCACAATTTGATTTGGGTCGAGGCCATTAGTGGGCTCATCCAACACAACAAAAGCCGGATTGTGTACGATTGCCTGTGCTATTCCAACGCGCTGCTGATATCCTCCAGACAAATTCCGAATCAAACGATGGCTAAAATGAGAGATTCCACATCTCCGTTTCACTTCTTCCACGGCAGACCTCACCTGTTTGTCATCCATTAATCTCAAATTGGCACAATATGTCAGATATTCATCTACATTAAGATCTGCATACAAAGGAGGCTTTTGTGGCAAGAAACCAATATTTTGTTTCGCCTCTACCGGTCGCTCACTTAAACTAATTCCATTAATATATACTTCTCCTTCTGTCTGATTCAACACGCCACAAATAATATTCATCGTAGTCGATTTACCCGCTCCATTAGAACCTAACAATCCGACTACACCTTTTTGATTAATTTCAAAATTAATATCCCGAATTGCCCATTGTGTACTATACCGATGGGATAAATGTTCTACTTTTATAATTGCTTTTTCCATAATTTTCAATAATTCACAAACAAATACATCCACACCATACCGTTCAAATCTAGCATGGCTATAACATAAAGACCCCCGTCAGTATTTCGAGAATTTCAAAACACTTTCCATCCATACCGACGGGGATTCATTCTAAATCAAACACACTACAATAAGTACTACTGTTGAGAAACGACAGTTAAGATTTTTCCGAAACCGGAATAAGTTTTAATATTATTCTGATCTATAGAACCTCCACTTGCACTCACAATCGGAATCGTATAAAGCGTCCCATTATTTCCATCCCAAACACCCGTTAACAAAAGATTCTCATGAGTGTCAATTGGAACTTTATAACCTGCTCCAGAAACATATGTCATAGGATTTATTAAATACCATGCCTGTCTAAACATGGAAAAATGAGTAATTTCACCAGAAGAAATCGTGTAAAGCAGATTCACTTGCGGTGATACTCCTCCTAACACAATAGCATATATTTGTGTCGATGTTGCAAAATAAATCACATTTCCATCTTCACTCACGACATATCCTATCGCCTGATCCATTTCATTACCTGGTATATTGTAAAGATATTTTGCACTAGATGTTGTTCTTTCTATGACATATACTTGATAAACTCCAGTGGTTGTATTCTTCATGATCATATAAAAATCACCATTCACACCGATTGCAGCATATACTGTTTCTAAACCAGGCAGATTATTCGGGTCAAAGGCTTTTTGAGGATCAGAAACAAATGTTTCTATACTTTTTTTGACATAAGGATATCCTTTTTGACATAGGAAACGTCCCTCGGCTTTGTCATACCAAACACCCCAAGCGGACTTTGAATTACCGGATTGATGAGTATATGCCACATATTTATCAATTTTCGAGGTCTTAATTTTCTGTGTTTCTCCCTCTTGTACAGCATATCCCATAGGAATCTGGATATTTGGATAATCTCGTGCTATTCCCTTATTAAAGGGATACATGTTTCCATCATTCACCCAAACAATATAACCAGTACTAGAAAAAAATATTTGTTCTGGTTTCATGGATAACGTATTATCATAAATTACTTCAAAATCCCGTCCGACCAATTTATATTCCAAACCGTCAACTAAAGTATAAAAATCATTTCCTATACAATAAAAACGCTTTGATTTAGTAACCGAATTATATGAATGGCAAATTTGTTTCACAAGGCCATCCATGGTATTACCGTTTGCATTACTATACAAATTATGAGTAATCTTATCCGCACCAGTCCATCCTTCAGTAAACTGTTGTCCTTCAATCAAAGAAAAATCAGTTGTCCTACCATCTTTCGTATTGGCGATTAATATTCCTTCATTATAAGCTG
Encoded proteins:
- a CDS encoding ABC transporter ATP-binding protein; the protein is MEKAIIKVEHLSHRYSTQWAIRDINFEINQKGVVGLLGSNGAGKSTTMNIICGVLNQTEGEVYINGISLSERPVEAKQNIGFLPQKPPLYADLNVDEYLTYCANLRLMDDKQVRSAVEEVKRRCGISHFSHRLIRNLSGGYQQRVGIAQAIVHNPAFVVLDEPTNGLDPNQIVEIRELIKEIAKDRSVLLSTHILSEVQATCDYIRMIEHGQVVFAGTIDEFDNYIEPDTFVAKFENQPTKEELLQVRGIIQVIPLSETKYRFRFEGGNDVMRRMVECSVNNGWGLSEITLEKISLDEIFAQLSGKKENE
- a CDS encoding PKD-like family lipoprotein, whose amino-acid sequence is MKKYILYVLLIFLNMNFFTACFDDKSTDPDHPIPDIVIDTIGIPGAFRVTQNERLTIRPKVRRDNGDTSDLSYKWMLNTVATTTQATGANYSNYVCIGESEVLDTIIFLAPNEITYFLWFQVTDNKTQYRRDILWKVLVQSAYNEGILIANTKDGRTTDFSLIEGQQFTEGWTGADKITHNLYSNANGNTMDGLVKQICHSYNSVTKSKRFYCIGNDFYTLVDGLEYKLVGRDFEVIYDNTLSMKPEQIFFSSTGYIVWVNDGNMYPFNKGIARDYPNIQIPMGYAVQEGETQKIKTSKIDKYVAYTHQSGNSKSAWGVWYDKAEGRFLCQKGYPYVKKSIETFVSDPQKAFDPNNLPGLETVYAAIGVNGDFYMIMKNTTTGVYQVYVIERTTSSAKYLYNIPGNEMDQAIGYVVSEDGNVIYFATSTQIYAIVLGGVSPQVNLLYTISSGEITHFSMFRQAWYLINPMTYVSGAGYKVPIDTHENLLLTGVWDGNNGTLYTIPIVSASGGSIDQNNIKTYSGFGKILTVVSQQ